Part of the Ruania alba genome is shown below.
GCCGGGGCCAGGTGAGCTCCATCCGATCGCTCGCGGCACGCAGGAAGCCGACGTCGAAGCGTGCGTTGTGCGCGACCAGGATCGCCCCACGGGTGAACTCCAGGAAGGCGGGGAGCACCTCGGTGATCGGCGGTGCCGTCATGACCATCGCATTGGTGATCCCGGTGAGCACCGTGATGGTGGGTGGGATACCCACCCCAGGGTTCACCAGTGTCTGGAACTCGCCGAGCACGTCGCCGCCGCGGACCTTGACCGCCCCGATCTCGGTGATCGCACTCTCTCGTGGAGATCCGCCGGTCGTTTCGAGGTCCACCACGACGAAGGTGGCATCGAAGAGCGGCGTGCCGAGCTCGTCCAAGCCCAACTGCACGGGAGTTCCGGGGGCACCCGCCGACCCCGGCGCTCCCGGCTGGGCGGGATCGTCGACTCGGGCAGCCGGCGCCCCGGCCGGGGCGGACGGAGCAAGTTCTCGGCCATCACCGCGAAACGCTACGCGCCAGGGGTGACACGACAGGTTCGGACACCCCGGACCGGGTGCCCTCGCCTCAGCCCTGCTCGCGCTCGGCCGCCGCCTTGGCGTACAGCGCGTCGATCTCCTCGGCGAAGTCACGTAGCACCAGGTTGCGCTTCACGCTCATCTTCGGGGTGAGATAGTCGCCGATCGTGAAGTCCTCGGGCAGCACGTCGTACCGGCGGACCGATTCGGCACGCGAGACCGAGGCGTTGGCCGAATCCAGCGCGTCCTGAAGCGCCGCGCGCACCTGCGGGTGCTCGGCGGCCTCGGTCACGCTCATTTCCGGCAGCCCCTGGTTGGACAGCCACGTCGGCAGCATCTCGGCGTCGAGGGTGAGCAGCGCGGCCACGAACGGGCGCTGATCGCCGATCACGACGCACTGGCTGATGAGCGCGTGTGCACGGATCTTGTCCTCGAGCTGGGACGGGATGACGTTCTTGCCACCGGCGGTGACGATCATCTCCTTCTTCCGGCCGGTAATCCGCAGGTACCCATCCTCATCGAGGGTTCCCAGGTCGCCGGTGTGGAACCACCCATCGGTGACGGCCTCGGCCGTGGCCTCATCGTTCTGGTGATATCCACTGAACACGGCGATGCCCTTGGCGAGGATCTCACCGTCCTCAGCGATCCGCAGACTGATCCCCGGGAGCGCCGGACCCACCGTGCCGATCTTGGAACGGGACGGCACATTCACCGACACCGGCGCAGTGGTCTCGGTGAGCCCATACCCTTCGAGCACCCGGACCCCGACGCCGCGGAAGAAGTGGCCGAGCCGGTCTCCGAGCGGGGCGCCACCCGAGATCGCATACTCGACCTGGCCGCCGAGGGCCTCTCGGATCTTGTGCAGGACCAGTTTGTCGGCCACCGCGTACTTGAGCTTGAGCGCGGGCCCCGGTCCTCCGGTGTCCAGCGAACGGGAGTACTCCGTGGACACACCTGCTGCCCACCGGAAGATCTTCACCTTGCCACCGGCCGCAGCCTTCTGCTCGGACGAGTTGTACACCTTCTCGAACACGCGAGGCACCGAGAGGATGAACGTGGGGCGGAACGCTCCGATGTGCTGCAGCAAGGTCGTTGGATCACCGACGTGCCCGATCGGTACGCCCGCACAGATGGTCAGGATCGAGACAAATCTGGCGAAGACATGCGCCAACGGCATGAAGAGCAAAGTCCGTGCTCCGTCGTGCAGGATCTCCTGCCCGAGGGCGGCCATGGCATTGCGGCACAGCTCCACGAAGTTGCCGTGCGTGAGCTCGACACCCTTGGGCGGGCCTGTGGTGCCCGAGGTGTAGATGATCGTGGCCAGATCGCTGAGTCGCAGCGCGTCGTAGCGTTCGCGCACCTGGTCGTCGCTCACCTCGACGCCCGCCTGAGTGAGTTGATCCACCGCACCGTCGTCGAGCACCCACACTGCCTGCAGCGGGTTCTCGCCTGCGGCCTCCTGTAACAGGGTCGCCAGCTCCGCCGTCTCGGTGACGACTCGATCGGCACGCGAGTCGGACAGGATCCACCGGGCCTGCTCGACCGAG
Proteins encoded:
- a CDS encoding AMP-dependent synthetase/ligase; translated protein: MNATDVPLMVSTPEELAIPDLLVDWAAKEPARVLIERPDGAGWSPVTAQTLHEQVTGVAKGLIASGVRPGDRIAIMSRTRAEWTVLDFAIWYAGAVTVPIYETSSVEQARWILSDSRADRVVTETAELATLLQEAAGENPLQAVWVLDDGAVDQLTQAGVEVSDDQVRERYDALRLSDLATIIYTSGTTGPPKGVELTHGNFVELCRNAMAALGQEILHDGARTLLFMPLAHVFARFVSILTICAGVPIGHVGDPTTLLQHIGAFRPTFILSVPRVFEKVYNSSEQKAAAGGKVKIFRWAAGVSTEYSRSLDTGGPGPALKLKYAVADKLVLHKIREALGGQVEYAISGGAPLGDRLGHFFRGVGVRVLEGYGLTETTAPVSVNVPSRSKIGTVGPALPGISLRIAEDGEILAKGIAVFSGYHQNDEATAEAVTDGWFHTGDLGTLDEDGYLRITGRKKEMIVTAGGKNVIPSQLEDKIRAHALISQCVVIGDQRPFVAALLTLDAEMLPTWLSNQGLPEMSVTEAAEHPQVRAALQDALDSANASVSRAESVRRYDVLPEDFTIGDYLTPKMSVKRNLVLRDFAEEIDALYAKAAAEREQG